The following DNA comes from Vibrio gigantis.
ATGTTGTCCGCATATATAGGATGCTAGGTTAAGAGAGCCCGCTGACGTGCCAATCATCAATGAAAACGGATTAAAGCTTTGTTCGAGAAAGGCATCTAACACACCCGCTGTAAAAATTCCGCGTTGGCCGCCGCCTTCCGTCACCAGAGCCACCTTATCGATGTGAATATCTAGATGCGCTAAGGCATCGTAAGAGTGGAGTGCGTAAGATATATGCGTAGAAGACATCAGAATTGCCACCAAAAGTGATAGAAAAGGATTCAACCTGACTAGGATATGACCAATGGTGGTTAATTAAAATTAAGTAATATTTATATAGCGTTTGGTTTTTCTTAACCAAAAAATTGAGTAACGCCGCTTGAAAAGCTATTTGTGGCACCACATATCTATTTATGAAGAGGATGACTGTCTTGCTCATAAGAGAAGAAACAGAACCTTCATTACCGCTGACGAAGTATCGCTCAACAGAGGATAACTTTAGCAGCACACAACTTAAAAATTGATTCATTGTCATGTCCCAGTGTTGTCGCCAACAGAGGTGAAACCCGAGGAATGCGAATTGAATCTCTTAGCTGCTTACTTGGTCATACACAGGTTCGATCTAAGTAAAATTCGCAGCTAAGACTATTGCTTACTAAAAGGATAGCATTATGAGAACTGTAGATTTCACTCCACTTTACCGCAACGCAATCGGCTTCGATCGTCTATTCAATATGATGGAAGCGAACACATCGAAGAACACTTCTGGCGGTTACCCTCCATACAACATCGAGCAAAAAGACGAGAACAACTACCGTATCACTATGGCTGTTGCTGGTTTTGCTGATGACCAATTAGACCTGACTCAGAAAGAGAATATGCTAATTGTGAAAGGTGAGCGTAAACCTGAAGCAGAAAAAACTTATGTGTACCAAGGTATCGCAGAGCGTGATTTCGAACGTAAATTCCAACTTGCAGACTACGTAAAAGTAGTAGGTGCGAGCATGGAAAATGGTCTTCTTCACATCGACCTAGAACGCGAAATCCCAGAAGCGATGCAACCACGTAAGATTGCTATCAATGGTAATAGCCTACTAGAAGGCTAATACCCGTCATACTTGAAGCTACAGCGTTGTTGACGTCGTAAATTCCCCGGATCGCCGGCCGCCCAAATTACATAGGTTTCCTATGCTCATAGGGCTGAATTTTCTAGTCGCCTAGCTGAAGCCCCAATTATTTAGGGTATTCAAGTGACAAACATTATCGGGAAGTAAAAGTGAAAGAGCACCTATGAGGTGCTCTTTTTGTTTGTCCTTCTAACGTCATTCCATAGAGGGAGGAACGACCGAGTAGGGAATCTCTATTTGCTTTCGCTGTAAGCCTTTTTCACTTCTTCAGCAATGATCGCAATACCTTTTTGCATTGCTTCATCGTCTTGTACGTAGTTCATACGTAAGCACTGATGAGCATGATCCCACTCGTCTTCCTGGCCAATAAAGAAGTATTCACCTGGAACAATCAATACACCGCGAGCTTTTAATCTGTCGTACAGTTCCATGGTGGTGATTGGCAGTTCATCAAACCATAGCCATAAGAAGATAGCGCCTTCAGGTTTGTGAATACGGAAACGTGGGTCATCAATTGCTTCTTGTAGCAGTTCAACGGCGCGCAAAGACTTCTCTTTATAGAAAGGCTTGATCACTTCACTGCTCAAGCGCAGCAGATCACCGTTTTCAATCATGTGGTTGGCAATAGCGGGTCCAACACTGCTTGGTGCTAAGCTGATGATGCCATTCATGTTGGTTAGCGCTTGAGTGACTTCTTCGCTCGCAATCACGATACCGCAACGCACACCTGGTAAACCAAGCTTAGATAGGCTCATGCACAGAATCGTATTTTCATTCCAGAACGGCTCTACATCTTCAAAGATGATGTTTGGAAATGGTAGTCCGTAAGCGTTGTCGATCAGCAGTGGGATATTGTTGTCACGTGCGAGTTTATCCAACTTACGTACTTCCTCATCTGTCAGTACGTTACCTGTTGGGTTGGTTGGGCGAGATGCACAGATAGCAGCGACTGAGTCATCCACTTTTAGCTGTTCGAAATCGACATGGTATTTGAACTGGCGGTTTTCTAGCAGCTCGATCTCCGGGTGGTAAGAGATAAAGATGTCGTCATCAATCCCTGCGTCACCGTAGCCGATGTATTCAGGTGCGATTGGCAGCAATATTTTTTTGTGAGAGCCGTCTGGCTGCTGGCCAGCTAGTAGGTTGAATAGGTAGAAGAAGCCGCTTTGACTGCCGTTAGTTAGGCTGATGTTCTTCTCGCTGATGTCCCAGTCATAGGTCTCTTTTAGCATTGCGGCTAAAGACTTAATAAAACTGTCTTTGCCCTGCGGACCATCGTAGTTGGCGAGGGCGGCGATGAGTTCTCCACTGGCGAGCATGTCGGCACTGGCTTGGTTAAAGTAATCGAGCATAGCTGGGATAGCGGCTGGATTGCCACCACCAAGCATGATTGCACCAGGAGTGCGCAGGCCATCATTCAAATCATCCATTAAACGAGTGATTCCAGAGTATCGATTAAACTTTTCACCAAACTTAGAGAACTGCATTACTTATTTTACCTAATTCATTGTGATTGCTTGTTATGTGTCATTAAGGCAGACCTTATGTCTGCCATCAGTGCATTCCTTGAACATACCGCAATGTTTTTGCGACGCATAGCGCCAAATGCGCTAACACGAAAAAAACTTTTCTTGTTCCCTAGGCTAAATACCGCGATTAAACGCCCTCAAACTGAACCCAAACTGAATAGAACGACAGTAAACGCCAGAACAACGTGAAGTTGGTCACTCTTTTGTTGCTCAAAAATAGCGCAATGAATATTCTTTTCCCCGAAGACAAAACAACCTATTTATCTTTTTGGAGAAAGTAATGATTACTCATTTATTTGTTAAAGCTCAATTGTTTACAGCAGCATTTAAAAACGACCAACGTGGTGTAACTGCGATTGAATACGCAATTCTTGGCGTGTGCATGTCTGCGATCGTGCTTGCTGTATTTGGTGATGGGCTGACTGCTGCGCTTAACGATGCTGTTGCCGCTATTTCTCAAAACATCACTGATGCAAATACAGTTGAACTATCAACTGCTGGCTCAGAAGGTTTCTAGTGGCGAGCTTATGGTGGCTAATTATTTTAGCCGCCATGGCTGCCTACGCCTGTTACACGGATTGTCGACACCGAGAGGTCAGCAATCGTCTGGTGTTATGTATGGCGTTATGGACCTTATCGCGAATGGAGTTTCACGGTGAGGCTCAACATCTATTGCATCCAGCAGCAGTGTTGTTGGTTGGTGGCGTGTTGTTCCAGATGAATATTCTGGCGGCGGGTGATAGCAAGCTATTTGCAGCACTGAGCTTAGCGATCGACTCTCAGTTTATAGTTATTACGCTGCTGCTTATTGGTTTTTTAGGTGGTGTGTTGGCGATTAGTCAGTGGTGGTTAGGACGAATGACTGCCGATATTCGGTGGACACAACGTGGTGTTCCCTATGCAGTACCAATCTGTTTGGCAAGCTTATTAGCTATAGCTGCATCATTATAGGTTAAACAATGAATTCAAAAATCATTCTTGGTCTAGCAGTTGTTGCTATATCTATTGGGCTTTATGGCGTGACACAAACGCCTTCTACGAAAGAAATTCCTACGCAGTCAGTCAATCAAGTGGAACTGAAGATACTAGCTTGGCAGTTGAAGCGGGATGTTGTGCAGGGTGACAAGCTTGTCCGTCGCGATTTTGAAGCAGTTTACCTGACACGCCAGCAAGCCGGTTCACATGGCTTAACTGAAGATACTCGCTTTAATTGGCAGCAAAGCTTGTTTGCCAAACAGGCCTTGCAACAAGGTGGCATTGTGACGCCTGAGTTACTGACTTCCCCAGGTCAAACCGATTACTTGAATACGGTGATTGAACCAGGGTTCGTGCCTTTTAACGTGACGGTTCCGGGAGAGGATGTCGTTGGTGGTACTATCAGTGTTGGCGACTTGGTCGATATCTCTGTGTTGTCAGCGCCTAAACAGAACTTGGCCAATGATAAGAGAGTCGATGATATTCAACACCTGACTATGACCCCGTTGCTCGCTCAGGTTCCTGTTTTGGATATGGTCAGTAGACAGCGTTCGGTGAGTACTTTAAGCAGTGAAAAAGTGACCGAGGTGACCTTGGTACTGCAAGTTACCAATAGGCAGGTTGCTCAATTAACGATTGCCAAGCGCATTGCAGAGATTGAAGTGCATAAGTCAATTGGTAAAGAGTTCTCGGACGACCTGGAAGCAGACTCAAGTGATGTGATCAGTTTGTCTGGTCAACGTGACGAGATACGCGAATATCGGTTTAAGTAGGGCGAATCATGATAACAAAACGAATATTAGCCTTTGCTGGGCTGTGGCTGCTATCGCCGCTAGTAGCGGCGGCTAGCCTAATCAACCTCACTGAGGGACAGGCTACAACCGTGAACGTTTCTGGTGATGTGGCTTCAGTCTTCATTTCTGACCAAAAGGTCGCGGACTATCAGGTGATAGACGAGAACAAAATTGTCGTGTTTGGCCGTCAGTTAGGAACCACGACTTTCATCGCTTTTGATCAACAAGGCAATGAGCTGGTGAATCAACAACTGGTCGTGAATCGCAGCTATACCGATATCGAGCAGCAGATCAAAATTCAGTACCCACAAGCAAAAGTGACCGTTTATGGCATTGGCGAAAACATCATCCTTAGTGGTCCCGTATCTTCCGAACTAGAGAAAGACAATATCTACCAGATGGTCGGCGAACTACTGGGTAAGGAAGAAGTTGAACAGAACTTCTCTTCTGAAAATGAAGCGCCAGTTGATGATTTAAGCATTGAGTTTATGACCAAGCGTCGCTATCGAGGAGTGGTGAATAACATTGAAGTGAACGCTACCAAGCAGGTCAATGTAAAGCTGACTATTGCTGAAGTATCTCACTCTTTTATCCAAGATTTCGGTATCAAAGTGGGCACTGCTGGCAACGCAGGAATGTTTGTTGATCAGCTTACTCACTTTAGTGCTAGCGATATTGTTTCTGTTATTTCTGCGGTGGGATCGGATCAGATTGGTCAGATTCTAGCGGAGCCTAACCTATCGGTGATCTCTGGTGAGAAAGCGAGCTTTCTTGTTGGTGGAGAGTTACCGGTTGTGACCAGTAATGATGGTGGCACCAATGTGGACTATAAAGAGTTTGGTGTTCGATTGGAGTTGATGGCGAAGGTGCTAAGAGACGACAAAATTAAGCTAGCACTGACCCCTGAGGTGAGCTCTTTAGATGCTCAATACAGTAACGAACTCTACGATTTACCGGCTCTAAAGACTCGACGCGCACAAACGACGGTTGAGCTGGGGGATGGGCAAAGTTTTGTACTGGGTGGTTTGCTGAATAGTGAAGAGCGCGAATCGCTGACTCGAATCCCGTTTATTGGCGACATCCCAATTCTTGGTGCGTTATTCCGACACACAGGAACGGAACGTAATAAGACCGAGCTCGTAATAGTGGCGACGGTCAACTTAGTTCACCCCGTTAAAGCGAATCAGATCCAACTGCCGATAATGGAAAAAACGGGTACTTTGAAGCGCTTCTTAGCGCTAGACAGTGAATATGACAAAGCCGAACAGCGTTGGGCGAGCGAAATTTTATCTGCCGGAGGCTTTAAACAGTGAAACGTTATTTACTAGGAATGTTATGTGCCTTTGGCATCACCGGATGCGCTGACCATGTCGTTGAACCTGAAGGTACCTCTATCGAAGTGGTGCCGATTCACTATCAATTTAATGCACAGAGTCAGGATCACACTGTAGTTGAGCAGCGCTTTGAAGCCTTTATTCAGCGTTATCAATTAGAGGGCAGTACTGCTCAGTGGCAAATTATCGTGAATGGCTCATCACCTCAGCCGCTAGTGTCAGTGCTGGATGAGGTACTTGCCAATAACCATATTGCTCAGTCGCAGGTGGAGCATCAAGTTAACAACACATCAAACCGTTTTAGCGTGTCTGTGATTGCAACGGATATGCAGGTTCGTCTAGAGGTCTGTCAGCAACAAAAGGTCGGGCATTATGGGTATAGCAAACTTGGTTGCTATACCGACGGTAACCGCTGGCAATCAATGGTTAACCCTGAAAAGTCACTGTAACTCCGTTTACTACAGCTCCTTCAACAAGTTTTAGGTTTACGAATATGTTTAATTTAGTCGATAAGTTGAGTGCTAAGGATGAGCAAACTCCTCAAGTAGATAACCATTGTGCCGTGCTTTTTCAGAGTGAAGATTGCCGAGCTCATTTATACAAAGCCTTTCGTTTTGAAGGCCTGCCTGAGCCTGTCGCTTTTGAAAACCAACCGGCAAGTGCTTTAAAGCTGGCTGAATTCGTGAATTTAAAAGTGGTGATGATTGATCTCAACGATAGCGACAATGTGGTTCGAGATGCTCAGCAGATCGCCTTACAACTCCCGACACACTTATCGGTTGTGGTTATTGGTAGTGAAGATGCGATCACCACTATCCGTGTGTTAAAGGACTTAGGTTTCTACTATCTATTTTGGCCTGCGAGTGTTGTTGAGGTGACCGATTTTTACCGAAGTGTTTTGCACAATCATATGCAGCGTCAAGGTGTGGCTCGAAACCGTAAGGCCAAGCAAATTGCTTTTGTTGGGGTGAAAGGCGGAGTGGGCACCTCATTGATTGCGAGTGAAGTTTCTCGTTGTTTAGCCAAGCAGCACTCACTACCAACTTTGTTGGTTGACCACACCTATACCGGCAGCAACCTAGACGTAATGCTCGGTTTGAAAAAATTCCAAAAGCGTAACGTACAAAAAGGGACGTTAGTTTCTGCGGTTGATACGGCTTTGGCTTCGAATTTGGTGCAGAGCTTAGAGAACAATCTTTCTATTTTGGCGGTCGAGTCCCAAGACTTCAGTCGTGGCGAATTGCATGAATACACTCAAGCACTGACTAAGCAAGTAGAGCAGAACAGTTCATTCATCATTGAAGACTATTCGCACAGTGCGCTGACCCAACAAGAGTTGTCTCGAGCACTGGCTGATGTTGATTCATTAGTTTTGGTATTTGATGCTACCGTTTCATCGTTGAGAGAGCTCAATCGAATTGTTGGCAGTGTACAAGCTGAATTGCCAACAATGACCATAGTGACGGTAATGAATCACACTCGTCCGAGTAATGCCGCCTCGGTATCAAAAGCCGATGTTGAGAAGCACTTTGGACAAGCCGCTAATTGCCACGTTGAGTTCGATCACAAGGCCAATCAATACCTTCTTCAGGGCGAATTGATCACTGAAACTCGATCTGAGATGCAATTGGGTTTAACGCAGTTGGTGGCGATACTTCTTGGTGAGCAAGTTGTCCAGAAAAGCAAAACGTCATGGCTCTCTTGGCTTAAGAGGTAGTTCGCATGCAACAGTCAAAACAAGTCTATCTTCAACTTCGTCAGCAAATATTTGAAGCTTTGGACGCGAGTGCAATTGAGTCTTTATCCACTCAAGAGTTAGAGAAGCAGCTGAGCCACGCCATTGAGGTGTTGGTTAATCGTGAACAGCTTCCTGTTTCAACATTGGCTAAGCAAGAGTATGTCACCAGTTTAATCAATGAGCTCGTTGGTTTAGGGCCACTTCAAGTGCTGATGGATGACGACAGCATCAGCGATATTATGATCAATGGCCATCAACAGGTCTTTATTGAACGCAATGGTTTGGTAGAGCGTGCACAGGTGCAGTTTATTGATGAACAACAGTTAATCGAGATTGCTAAGCGCATTGCAAGTCGAGTAGGGCGTCGTATTGATGAGTCTTCACCAACATGTGATGCCCGCTTGGAAGATGGCAGTCGCGTTAATATCGTGATCGCGCCGATTGCTCTTGATGGAAGCTTGATTTCTATTCGTAAGTTTCGCCATCAAGCGATTAACTTGGACAAGTTAACGGAGCTAGGAGCGCTTAGTGAAGAGATGGCGCAACTATTGGCATTGGCTGCTCGTTGTCGCTTGAATATCTTAATCTCTGGCGGTACGGGTTCTGGTAAAACAACCTTGCTCAATGCGTTGTCACAGCACGTCTCCGAGGTTGAGCGAATTGTCACGATTGAAGATACCGCAGAACTAAGATTACAGCAGCCTCATGTTGCTCGAATGGAAACTCGACTTGCAGGAACCGAAGGCACTGGTGCCATCACTTCTCGAGATTTGGTGATTAACTCACTGCGTATGCGTCCTGATCGCATCATTGTTGGTGAGTGCCGTGGCCCGGAAGCTTTTGAGATGCTGCAAGCGATGAATACGGGACACGATGGTTCGATGTCGACATTGCATGCCAATAGTCCTCGAGACGCAATATCACGTGTTGAGGCGATGGTAATGATGGCGACCAACAATTTGCCTATCGATGCGATTCGTCGCTCTGTGGTGAGTGCAGTCGATATCATCGTGCAAGTTACTCGATTGCATGATGGCTCAAGAAAAATTATCAGTATCTCCGAAGTTGTAGGCCTTGAGGGAGAGAGCGTGGTGCTTGAAGAACTATTTACCTTCCAAATCAAGGGTGCGTTGAGTGATGGAAAGTTGTCGGGACGCTATGTCACTTCAGGGGTCATGAGCCGCTCGGTACTCTTTAAAAAAGCGCACTTTTTTGGGTGTGAACAACAACTACAGCAGTTGATTCATGCGATCGAATTAGTGGGGTAGCAGTGTGTATTGGCTATTAATGTTTTGGGGCGTTGTCCTGCTGCTGGTTGTGATTTTTTCTAATAAGAGTCACTCAATTGATGATTATTTTCCATCAAATGATAAGACAAAAACAGCGTCAACAGCCCCTCGCCAAGCGATTCAACTTAGTCAGATATCCAATGGCTTAGGTTGGTCTTCGATAGCAAGCCTTTTTCATCAAGTTAAGCGACAGTTGGGCTCTTTTGCTGGTGTAAAGGTGGTTTTACTTAGTGGTTGTGTGAGTGTTTTAGCTGGTGCAGTGAACCGCTACCTATTCGGTTTCCCAGCTTGGCTAGTCCTTGGTAGCGCATTGGTTGTAACTTGGGTATGGGGCTTCTTGTGGTTAAAACAGCGTGACCGTAAGCAATTTGAAGAGAGCTTTCCTGATGCATTGAACATGTTGGCTAGCTCTCTATCTGCCGGAGAGAGTATTGGTCGAGGAATTGGTTTTGTCGGCAATAAGCTTCCTGGTGAGGTTGGCAAAGAGTTTAAAAGAATGGCAGAACGCTTGAAGCTAGGTGAGCCGCTGGACGATGTTTTTCGTAAGTCTTGCCAGCGATTTCCTTATCCGTCATTTCATTTCTTTGTGATTACCCTACGTGCCAACATGCAGCGTGGTGGGCAATTGAAAGAGGTCATGTCGCGTCTGAACCGTCAGATGTTCGAAGCTAGAGCGATGGAAAGAAAGAAGTTTGCGATGACTTCAGAGGCGCGTATTTCAGCAAAGATAGTCAGTGCAACGCCGTTTGTCTTTATCTCAATGCTGCCAATACTGAGCCCTGAGAATTTTGATTTCTTGATGTTTACCGACGAAGGTCGCCCGGTTCTATATTACCTGTTGATCAGCGAAAGTATTGGTTTAGCGATCATTTGGATGTTGATGAAGAGGGTGAGGTAATGGCCAATATTATTTCGATTTTAATCAAGCCTCAGTTGCAGTCATTGTTGATTTGGACTTGCCTGTCATTTGGTGTGTTGTTGCTCTGTTATTGGTTAATCACGCAGTACATCGCGCAGCAAAAGCTGGCTAGTATCGCTAGCCAGTTTAAATCGATGACTCAACAACGCAGTCAACGACAGTTACAAATCGATAGCCTCTTATGTCCGCTGACACAATTGGTTAATGCGTCCGACCAACAGATGCAGCAGCGCTTTATTGGTGCGGGTATTTATCAAACACGCTATAGCTCCATGTATATGCCACTCAAATATCTGGTTCTTGCGATAGGTGAAGTGGTGGTCATTGGTGTGTGCTGGTGGTCCGGTGTCGCTATTAATCAGGCTGTCGCTCTGATATGTGGTTGGGCAATGGTTTCTATTGCGCTGCCCGATATGGTACTCGCTCAGCGAACTAAGTGGCGACATCAAAAATTAGTGGGTCAGTTGCCTTACTTGATCGACCTAACGGCGATCTGTGTGCAAAGCGGGATGACGATTGAAGCTTCACTGAAGTATTTAGCACAAGAGATGCAAGGCTTTGATCGTGACTTGGCTTATCTACTGAATAAAACCAATCATCGCGCTCGAGTTGTTGGGATGGAAGAGGCGCTTGAAGAGCTTTATCAACAGGTGCCAAGCAGTGAAATGCGTAGCTTTGTGATGACGTTGACTCAAAGCATTCAACACGGCTCGTCGATTTATCGCATGTTAACTGTATTGGCGAGTGATGTGCGTGAAGTACAAATGCTCGAACTGGAAGAAAAGATAGGGAAGTTAGCCGCCAAGATGTCGATACCATTGATTGTCTTCATCTTGATTCCGATCGTATTCGTTATCGCCGCTCCTGGGGTGATGAGGTTAATGCAAAGTGTTTAAACAATTTCTGATATGTATGCTGCCATTGTGGTTAATGGCATGTAGTTCAACTGCTAATAACTGGCAGCAAGAAGAATCGAAGGAAGCGATTTACCAACAAACCAATAATCACACAAAACTGGTTGCTCTGTATAAAGTTCAGCTCCAACGTGAAGATATCGCCGAAATTAGGCAAAAACTGGCGAGTAGCTATTTAAAATTGGCCGATGCAGAATCCGCTCTTTTTTACATAACTCCTGTTATAGAGAGTGAGAAAGCCTCACTTGAAGCTTACCAAATCCAAGCGCAGGCATACGGTGATATGGGCCAATATCCAGCAGCAATCGCTGCAGCGAAACTGGCATTGGAGTTAGATCCGAGTAATAGCCGCACTGAGAATTTACTCGGCACCTACTATGGTTACAGCTTTCAAACGATGCTAGCGAGACGCTACTTTGAACGCGCTCGTGATCACTTCTATGACGGTGTCACAGTAAACAATAACCTTGCTGTACTGGACATCGCTGAAGGTGATTATTTTACTGCGGCCAAGCGTTTAATGCCGTTGTATAAGAGTCACCAAGCGGATGAAATGGTTATGGCAAATCTGACGCTTAGCATGGCTAAACAAGGCCATTATGCGTTTGTACAACAGGTCTTAAGTGATACCTACAGTCAGCACCAAATAGAAAAGATCTATCGTTCACTGCAGAAGTTCGAACCTATGAGTGCTGATAGCCGCTTAGATACGCTGTCGAGCATTCAATATGAAAAATAAGCAGCGTGGTGTCGCTAGCATAGAGTTTGTTATGGGCTTCTTTGCCTTCTGGCTGATGTGTATGGCGTGGGTGGAGATGAGCTATATGTCTTACATTTCATCTATTAACGATCTTGCTATATCGGAAGTTGCCCGTGAAGCCAAGAAAGGCTCACACGATTATTTGGCTACGGTAGAGCAAGTTTTACATAGAGACGGCAGCATGTGGAATAGTGTGATTGATGGTGATGATTTTCAGGTAACCATGCACTATCTCACATCGGTGGATGAGTTGGTGAAAGTCACCAATCAGTGCCAGATAGCACCGGGTGAGTCCTATAAAGAGTGTGGTGATGAGCAGAACTCGTCGTTGGCTATTTATCGACTCACCTATCCATTCACCCCAATTTTTAGTTACTTCTTAGGTCTAGACGGATTACTAAGCCGAGAAATGGTCGTGGTTCAAGAGTATGAAAGATCTAAGTTTGAAGTCTAACTCGCGAAAGTGTCAGCAAGGCATATTCAGTATCGAGTTTGCCATTGTAGGGTTCTTTTTTAGTTTGCTGTTGGTATTCAGTGGTGACGTGATCATCAAGCTTTCCGTTAAAGGTAAGTTGGATCGTTTGTCCTATTCGCTGGTGAATGTTGTCAAAGAACGCACGCAGCTTTATGACTCTAGTGTGCTCTTAACCTCTAAGCAGGTTGATGAAATAGACACGATAGCTCGTCACTCCTTACAACGTACCTTTGGTAATTATGACGCTTCGCGTTATGGCTTGTTGCTTGAAGAGCAAAGCTTTACTGGGATTGGCCAAGCTTCACCGAGCATTCGGGAACGTCGTGGAGATCTAAGCTGCAGTGTTGCCAAGCCCATTAGTGAATTACAGCATCTGTCTGTGGTGAGTGTTTGGGGGCACCAGATGCCTCTTTATCGTGTAACGCTCTGCTATCGAACTAATAACTGGTTTGGTGAACTGGTTGGTACTGACTTTACCGACGTGATGTCAGATTCTGTCGTGATTGGGAGGTAAACATGAGTCTATCTTTGGCTAAACAGTCTGGCCATGCTGCGATCTTGTTCGCGATATGTATCCCCGTGTTATTTGGTGTGTTTATGTTGGGCTCTGATGGCGCACGTGCTTTACAGACAAAAGCGAGATTAGAAGAAGCAGCAGAAGCGGCAGTATTGGCGGTATCTGCAGAAGACAGTGAAAACCACTCGTTGGCTCAGTCTTATATCGATCACTACCTCTACGAT
Coding sequences within:
- a CDS encoding type II secretion system F family protein; amino-acid sequence: MANIISILIKPQLQSLLIWTCLSFGVLLLCYWLITQYIAQQKLASIASQFKSMTQQRSQRQLQIDSLLCPLTQLVNASDQQMQQRFIGAGIYQTRYSSMYMPLKYLVLAIGEVVVIGVCWWSGVAINQAVALICGWAMVSIALPDMVLAQRTKWRHQKLVGQLPYLIDLTAICVQSGMTIEASLKYLAQEMQGFDRDLAYLLNKTNHRARVVGMEEALEELYQQVPSSEMRSFVMTLTQSIQHGSSIYRMLTVLASDVREVQMLELEEKIGKLAAKMSIPLIVFILIPIVFVIAAPGVMRLMQSV
- a CDS encoding tetratricopeptide repeat protein, which translates into the protein MFKQFLICMLPLWLMACSSTANNWQQEESKEAIYQQTNNHTKLVALYKVQLQREDIAEIRQKLASSYLKLADAESALFYITPVIESEKASLEAYQIQAQAYGDMGQYPAAIAAAKLALELDPSNSRTENLLGTYYGYSFQTMLARRYFERARDHFYDGVTVNNNLAVLDIAEGDYFTAAKRLMPLYKSHQADEMVMANLTLSMAKQGHYAFVQQVLSDTYSQHQIEKIYRSLQKFEPMSADSRLDTLSSIQYEK
- a CDS encoding TadE/TadG family type IV pilus assembly protein; translation: MKNKQRGVASIEFVMGFFAFWLMCMAWVEMSYMSYISSINDLAISEVAREAKKGSHDYLATVEQVLHRDGSMWNSVIDGDDFQVTMHYLTSVDELVKVTNQCQIAPGESYKECGDEQNSSLAIYRLTYPFTPIFSYFLGLDGLLSREMVVVQEYERSKFEV
- the tadF gene encoding tight adherence pilus pseudopilin TadF, coding for MKDLSLKSNSRKCQQGIFSIEFAIVGFFFSLLLVFSGDVIIKLSVKGKLDRLSYSLVNVVKERTQLYDSSVLLTSKQVDEIDTIARHSLQRTFGNYDASRYGLLLEEQSFTGIGQASPSIRERRGDLSCSVAKPISELQHLSVVSVWGHQMPLYRVTLCYRTNNWFGELVGTDFTDVMSDSVVIGR